From the Oryctolagus cuniculus chromosome 17, mOryCun1.1, whole genome shotgun sequence genome, the window TGGGGCGGGAGGGGCGgtgcctggggcgggggcggcgggcggggctgacgggacccccaccccctctccgcAGCACCGAGGTCTTCATCTGCACCAGCCCCCTGCTGAAGTATGACCACTGTGTGGGCGAGAAGGTGCGGCCGCCTTCCCAAGTCCCCACTTCCGAATGAGCCTCGCAGAAATAGTgaagggctgggggagaggggaccTTAGACCCCGTTCGCTCCTCCACGCCCCCGCTCCCGAattcagagccccccccccccccccgtctcctaCACAGTACCGCTGGGTGGAGCGGCACCTGGGCCCCCAGTTTGTGAAGCAGATCATCCTGACGCGGGACAAGACCGTGGTCTTGGGGGACCTGCTCATTGATGACAAGGACACCATTCAAGGTTGGACCGTTTATCCTTGGCAACCCCAGGCCTCTGGCCGGCCAGGATTAGGGGGCGGGAGTAAAAATAACCAGCTTACCGGTCACCTGCTGGCCGCTCCCCTGTCCTAGGCCACGAGGAGACCCCCAGCTGGGAGCACATCCTGTTCACCTGCTGCCACAATCggcacctggccctgcccccgaCCAGGCGGCGGCTGCTCTCCTGGAGCGACAACTGGAGGGAGATCATAGACAGCAAGCgcagagccggccggcagtgaaCAGGCCCGTGTGGACAGTGGCCGCAGGGAAGCCCCCTGGAGCCAGTGGCACCAGCGCCAGGGAGACACTGGTGCAGGCCCGGCCAGCTGGCATCTCCAGGGATGGCTGCACCCAGTGCCGGGCTGGCATGGGAACAGTGGGAAGAGCAGTCATGACGCTTTTAATAAAAAACTTTGACTCTGTCTTTGGAGACCTTTTATTGGGGAGCAGCTGGAACGGGGCTGAGGATGGCTCCCCTCCGTCCCTTCTCCCGAGTGCAGATTGCAGAACCTGCCTCAGTGCCACGCCCGCCTGGGCACCACTCTGGCCCCACGTTTCCTGAATGTCTCCAGTCCCTGCCTCGGAGGCACTTCCAGGGGTGAGGGCCCCCTTCACTGTGCGGGGGGGGTGCAGGGTGCTTCCAGGGGTGAGAGCCCCCCTTCACCATGTGTATGTGGGGGGGCGTGGGGTACTTCCAGGGGTGAGGGCCCCCCTTCACTGTGTGGGGGGGGCGCGGGTGGTGAGGGCACAGACTGAGCTCCAACAGCTCTGCCTTTGTCCTGAGGCGGCGTCACCCGCACGGCCTTGGTCCTGATGCCACGTTAACAGTCACGGCTGTCACTCGAGGGCAGGGACCGCGCCTTCGTTTCGGAGTCCCTTCCATGATGTCTGGCAGACAGCAGGACGTCATCCTGCACCCAGCTCGGCGACTGCCACGCCTGGGTGCCAGCCTGGGAGCTGGACGGGAGGGGTCCATCTCAGCGCAGCCCTGGAGGAGGTGTGACGCCCCCGGCTCCCTGGGGCCCGTGCTCTTATGCCCACAGATCATTTCTGTTCCTCAAAATGACTGCAGGCCCTTATTTCTTCAAGTGCAGGCAATTCTCTGCCTCCGGCTCAGAACCTGCCCCTCTGAAAGCCTCTGGACCCAGGGACCTAGCAGTGCGGCAGCGCCAGCCTGTGCAGACGGCGTCAGCTTTGGCGTCCGTCTCCATGTGTCCCCGAGTCTGGCTTCCTGCCCTAGTGCCCTCTCATCAGAGTATCTGTCGTGCTGCGAAACTCACCTGTGAAGTGGCTGAGACAGCACAGTCCTGGCAGAGCGTGCCCAGGGGAGCCGGCCCCGcctgctccctgcctgctccccgcctgctccctgcctgctccccgccTGCTCCCCGcctgctccctgcctgctccccgccTGCTCcccgcctgctccctgccccacgACCATGGTGTCTGGCAGTaagctgctgccgcccaggggcTGCTTCAGATCAGGGCTGTTGTGGGGCCTCGGACTTTGGCAGTGGGATGCCCAGGGCGGAGTGGGCCTGCCGGCTGCGGGCTTCGGCCACCTGGCTTGGGGAACAGAAGTCTTCCAGGAAGATCTGGGCCAGGTTCCGGAGCCTTGTGTTGGCCGAGAGAGAGAAGCGCAGCATGCACTGGACCACAGGCATGGCGGTCAGCTCCGGGTGGCAGCCGGCGCCCGGCGAGCCCAGGTACATGAGCGTGGTGACAGCGGACAGCACCGTCTCCTCGTTGGTGCTGGACAGGCAGTTGGTGATGAGCGGGATGCCCCCCGCCTGCAGGATGTGCTCCTTGTTGGCTCTGTCCGGGCACAGGTTGCA encodes:
- the NT5C gene encoding 5'(3')-deoxyribonucleotidase, cytosolic type codes for the protein MAARRVRVLVDMDGVLADFEGGLLRGFLRRFPGEPHVPLEQRRGFLACEQYRALRPDLGDKVASVYEAPGFFLDLEPIPGAVEALREMHAMPDTEVFICTSPLLKYDHCVGEKYRWVERHLGPQFVKQIILTRDKTVVLGDLLIDDKDTIQGHEETPSWEHILFTCCHNRHLALPPTRRRLLSWSDNWREIIDSKRRAGRQ
- the ARMC7 gene encoding armadillo repeat-containing protein 7 isoform X1 → MAQKPKVDPHVGRLGYLQALVTEFQETASKDAKEQVLANLANFAYDPSNFQYLRQLQVPDLFLDSLSEENETLVEFAMGGLCNLCPDRANKEHILQAGGIPLITNCLSSTNEETVLSAVTTLMYLGSPGAGCHPELTAMPVVQCMLRFSLSANTRLRNLAQIFLEDFCSPSQVAEARSRQAHSALGIPLPKSEAPQQP